A genomic segment from Leptospira mtsangambouensis encodes:
- a CDS encoding UvrD-helicase domain-containing protein, with translation MDHPLLHKPKFIEASAGTGKTYLIMEMLGDIMKYDVENNIQENRILNTLILTFTEKAAGELKARLKAKILELSDNGNKPGFYRYLRDLDQVTISTIHGFCNMVLKEYPIETQNNPNVRLVSTDELINKNFYLLKRNHWGGKESDLLAKDLIESKTLENEQSITIAVSKILSNTKNYHFPKAITIDSILGSSKIETIVTSLTQIIVSLRGSVGQSIQTQGNKVTIEKWMENWLLFESFLSAIKSKDPELLKIELQRIVGLKRSSEGATYQGFAYFLLVGKTVAKNLDAKALQLQSNIESVVSLLEETFPIDQIDMNGVWFLQETALQLVEDTKQQLKTGESLTYDQMILKVHETLVKVPNHTLIQSLKERYQVCILDEFQDTDKNQYQIFKSLFVDPKDKTRMLFCIGDPKQSIYGFRGADIGIYLEAASDFNNSRGSLTTNYRSTKEIINGLNLLFHNQEKDLGETNFFPIEEPGSKKEDYQYHPVSYPEPSEIKYQYIDPNEFGIHVIQYEENIQNVSSAKNIWAESIKNEILSFQQNEQTLSYRKKGAVPAQKVKLKDIAVLCGSKKDTELIERTLSKAGIPCSIYKQRGIFQSREAEQIENLLECLEESNSSRSYKRILFSDLFGVKPEDLPRYNEHSIDSYEKSLMDVWLKLIRDNRYAAFFRSVMDETKVLWNHDLKNLEWERKRTNYRQIFQRLLEYQIRSNANLTELLAELRKLKQTKSSPEEEPLYDRETEDDAVQILTIHASKGLEWPIVFLYYFGTRAQSISNYEYPTLIEENKKNERKWILSLWDSKIGKQNEFKHFLNEQKRLLYVALTRPNLRLYLPKLSWGKDSFQKSGYGNILFNELQRIQDSLSEHPNSQYSFQFRNQAHTDFIKNKNTTKEIIENKKKKTKPVVLPIEVKAGRILLQHSYTSLQSSQIHPIKQNNETPKEIEEPLESEPYQTKSKLPSSSKVGNFLHRILELCEFSIFDLEVEKISKHPSWIWAYSQSFRQYPIKLQQTSAESLEKNVLDLLKQAMTAEITLADGSTFCLSHLEPEEKSSELKFHLYVQKMLEKSGTPLSPGFENYLKGAIDLVFCKNGKYYIADYKSNLLPNDLYDTTAVTAAVVEKGYMIQKSVYALILFDYLASLYGEELALDRFGGVYYLFLRGMGTFQNAGIYSDLKTSEDQWTLETFGEIRKEILSYIQEASVSLERHYL, from the coding sequence ATGGATCATCCCCTACTTCATAAACCAAAATTCATAGAAGCTTCTGCTGGAACGGGCAAAACTTACCTCATCATGGAAATGTTAGGCGACATCATGAAATATGATGTAGAGAACAATATCCAAGAAAATAGAATCTTAAATACATTGATTCTCACTTTTACGGAAAAGGCAGCGGGAGAGCTAAAAGCAAGACTCAAAGCAAAAATATTAGAATTATCAGATAATGGCAACAAACCTGGCTTTTATCGGTATTTACGTGACTTAGACCAAGTAACAATCTCAACCATTCACGGATTTTGTAATATGGTATTAAAGGAATACCCAATTGAAACCCAAAACAATCCAAATGTTCGTTTGGTGAGTACAGATGAATTAATAAACAAAAATTTTTATCTTTTGAAACGAAATCATTGGGGTGGAAAAGAATCAGACTTATTGGCAAAAGATCTAATTGAATCTAAAACTTTAGAGAACGAACAGAGTATTACGATCGCAGTATCAAAAATTCTTTCCAATACAAAAAATTATCACTTCCCGAAAGCGATAACAATAGATTCTATCCTTGGTTCATCAAAAATTGAAACAATTGTCACTTCCCTAACCCAAATCATTGTCTCCTTGCGAGGTTCTGTCGGTCAATCCATCCAAACCCAAGGTAACAAAGTTACCATTGAAAAATGGATGGAAAACTGGCTTTTATTTGAAAGTTTTCTCTCTGCTATCAAATCAAAGGATCCTGAACTTCTCAAAATAGAATTACAACGAATTGTTGGATTAAAAAGAAGTTCCGAGGGAGCAACCTACCAAGGATTCGCCTATTTTTTATTAGTCGGCAAAACAGTTGCAAAAAATTTGGATGCGAAAGCTTTACAACTCCAATCTAACATAGAATCTGTAGTTTCTCTGTTAGAAGAAACATTCCCTATCGATCAAATTGATATGAATGGAGTGTGGTTTCTGCAAGAAACAGCGCTCCAATTAGTTGAAGACACAAAACAACAATTAAAAACGGGGGAATCTTTAACATATGATCAAATGATATTAAAAGTTCATGAGACTCTTGTGAAAGTCCCAAACCATACTTTAATCCAATCATTAAAAGAACGATACCAAGTTTGTATTCTGGATGAATTCCAAGACACCGACAAAAACCAATACCAAATTTTTAAATCTCTTTTTGTAGACCCCAAAGACAAAACAAGAATGTTATTTTGTATTGGAGATCCAAAACAAAGTATCTATGGGTTTCGTGGCGCTGATATTGGGATTTACTTAGAAGCAGCATCGGACTTTAACAATTCCAGAGGGAGTCTAACTACAAATTATCGATCCACCAAAGAAATCATCAATGGCTTAAATCTACTCTTCCATAACCAAGAGAAAGATTTGGGAGAAACTAACTTTTTCCCAATTGAAGAACCAGGGTCAAAAAAAGAAGATTACCAATACCATCCTGTATCTTATCCCGAACCTTCAGAAATAAAATACCAGTATATTGATCCGAATGAATTTGGAATCCATGTGATCCAATACGAAGAAAACATCCAGAACGTTAGCTCAGCAAAAAATATTTGGGCTGAGTCAATCAAAAACGAAATCCTATCCTTCCAGCAAAATGAACAAACTCTATCCTATAGAAAAAAAGGAGCTGTCCCTGCTCAAAAAGTTAAATTAAAAGACATAGCAGTGTTATGTGGCAGTAAAAAAGACACAGAATTAATTGAAAGAACTCTTTCGAAAGCTGGAATCCCCTGCTCTATTTACAAACAAAGAGGAATTTTCCAATCAAGAGAAGCGGAACAAATTGAAAATCTATTAGAGTGTTTAGAAGAATCAAATAGTTCCCGCTCTTATAAACGAATTTTATTCTCCGATCTTTTTGGTGTAAAACCAGAAGACTTACCACGATACAACGAACATTCAATTGATTCTTATGAAAAATCCCTAATGGATGTTTGGTTAAAACTCATTCGGGACAACCGTTATGCAGCTTTTTTTCGTTCTGTGATGGATGAAACAAAAGTTCTTTGGAACCATGATTTAAAGAACTTAGAATGGGAAAGAAAACGAACCAATTACAGACAAATTTTTCAAAGATTATTAGAATATCAAATTAGATCTAACGCAAATCTAACTGAATTACTTGCTGAACTAAGAAAACTCAAACAAACCAAATCTTCACCAGAGGAAGAACCACTATATGACCGCGAAACAGAAGACGATGCCGTTCAAATCCTAACCATTCACGCCTCCAAAGGATTGGAATGGCCTATTGTTTTTTTATATTATTTTGGAACCAGAGCACAAAGTATTTCAAATTACGAATACCCTACCCTAATCGAAGAAAACAAAAAAAACGAAAGAAAGTGGATACTAAGCCTCTGGGATTCAAAAATTGGAAAACAAAATGAATTCAAACATTTTCTAAACGAACAAAAACGATTACTTTACGTTGCCTTAACAAGGCCTAACCTTAGATTGTATCTACCAAAGTTATCTTGGGGAAAAGATTCTTTTCAAAAATCAGGATATGGAAATATTTTATTCAACGAACTGCAAAGGATTCAGGATTCGCTTTCAGAACATCCTAACTCTCAATATAGTTTTCAATTCCGAAATCAAGCTCACACCGATTTTATTAAAAATAAAAATACGACTAAAGAAATAATTGAAAACAAAAAAAAGAAAACAAAGCCAGTTGTCCTTCCGATTGAAGTCAAAGCAGGAAGAATTTTATTGCAACATAGTTATACAAGCTTACAAAGCTCTCAAATTCATCCGATAAAACAGAACAATGAAACACCAAAAGAGATCGAAGAACCTCTTGAATCGGAACCTTATCAAACAAAATCGAAACTCCCTTCCAGCTCCAAAGTTGGAAATTTTTTACATCGTATACTTGAGTTATGTGAATTTTCAATTTTTGATTTAGAAGTAGAAAAAATTTCAAAACACCCTTCATGGATTTGGGCATACTCACAATCCTTTCGCCAGTATCCGATTAAATTACAACAAACATCGGCTGAATCTTTAGAGAAAAATGTTTTGGATCTTTTAAAACAAGCAATGACTGCAGAAATCACTTTGGCGGATGGATCCACTTTTTGTTTGAGTCACTTAGAACCAGAAGAAAAATCTTCCGAATTAAAATTTCATCTGTATGTACAAAAAATGTTAGAAAAATCCGGCACTCCGCTGTCTCCGGGATTTGAGAATTACCTCAAAGGAGCCATCGACTTAGTATTTTGTAAAAATGGGAAGTACTACATTGCCGATTATAAATCAAATCTTTTGCCAAATGATCTTTATGATACCACTGCGGTCACTGCAGCCGTCGTTGAAAAAGGATACATGATCCAAAAATCGGTTTACGCCCTCATCCTTTTTGACTACTTAGCTTCTCTTTATGGAGAGGAGTTGGCTTTAGACCGTTTTGGTGGCGTTTACTATTTATTTTTACGCGGTATGGGTACTTTTCAAAATGCAGGAATCTATTCTGATCTAAAAACATCAGAAGACCAATGGACTTTAGAAACATTCGGAGAAATTCGAAAAGAAATTTTGTCTTATATCCAAGAAGCTTCCGTTAGTTTGGAGAGACACTATTTATGA
- the recD gene encoding exodeoxyribonuclease V subunit alpha produces MKQTDSSYLEMAKEIIHCFPHLSVEHTELITNLIEATQNGDLYLSITNQKSITNFENRFPFYLESFGNESRLFFQKTYKEKKQFEKNITALVSNLSNEEITSQKQSTEIESIISHLETNFQNPLAREQKQAVIESVTSSFRIVAGGPGTGKTTVVSFILKVLDEIKSLPNPNRIALVAPTGRAAQRLTESIQKNLSFFPNTKELVSSLRGQTIHNLLKIFPNITKPYYGEKRYLPYDLIIMDETSMVDIEVMNLLLQSIGESTKLILLGDPNQLPSVGQGEVLSDLLTEFKKQGKFVSELKANHRSSNTSMFSQFAELVKNSFDHTDKKQNFPNPIALEYNQIADEADFIWLQKEKSNQEEDFSFKDWKQNDLIHFLWTDYFLPTAIKATALDWKKEDLTLKLNKEILDGLISEYRCLTILRNGFFGIESIHNRILDLAKKHLTSFHSNSQKIEYRHLAKSFYFEGMPIIIKRNDQIRKLFNGDIGLVLRIDSELRAVFPIENRLYSFALDTLPEHEPAFFLTIHKSQGSEYNTILLYLPPISSYQSEDLNEVPILNRRILYTAVTRAKKKVILMGDHSTWNLGLETFRKRNTGFTLA; encoded by the coding sequence ATGAAACAAACTGACTCATCCTATTTGGAAATGGCAAAAGAGATCATCCATTGTTTTCCACATCTCTCGGTGGAACATACAGAACTAATAACAAACTTAATCGAAGCAACACAAAATGGAGATCTTTATCTTTCGATTACAAACCAAAAATCCATAACAAATTTCGAAAATAGATTTCCTTTTTATTTAGAATCTTTCGGAAATGAATCTAGGTTATTCTTTCAAAAAACATATAAAGAAAAAAAACAATTTGAAAAAAATATTACCGCCTTAGTTTCAAACCTATCAAATGAGGAAATAACATCCCAAAAACAATCAACAGAAATTGAATCCATAATCTCCCATTTAGAAACGAACTTTCAAAATCCACTCGCAAGAGAACAAAAACAAGCTGTAATCGAATCAGTCACTTCTTCTTTTCGAATAGTTGCGGGTGGGCCAGGGACAGGAAAAACAACTGTGGTTTCCTTCATCTTAAAGGTGTTAGATGAAATCAAGAGTCTACCAAATCCGAACCGGATTGCACTTGTAGCACCCACGGGGCGAGCCGCACAAAGGCTTACCGAATCTATTCAAAAAAATTTAAGTTTTTTCCCAAATACAAAAGAACTTGTTTCTTCGCTTCGAGGACAAACTATCCATAACCTATTAAAAATCTTCCCCAATATAACCAAACCTTATTACGGAGAAAAAAGATACTTACCCTACGATTTAATCATTATGGATGAAACTTCTATGGTGGACATAGAAGTAATGAATTTACTTCTACAATCAATCGGGGAATCAACCAAATTAATTTTGTTAGGTGATCCGAACCAATTACCTTCAGTTGGACAAGGAGAAGTATTATCAGACCTTTTGACTGAATTCAAAAAACAAGGAAAATTTGTTTCAGAATTAAAGGCTAATCATAGATCATCTAATACTTCCATGTTCAGTCAGTTTGCAGAATTGGTAAAAAATTCATTTGATCATACAGACAAAAAACAAAATTTCCCAAACCCAATTGCGCTAGAGTACAACCAAATCGCAGATGAAGCTGATTTTATTTGGTTACAAAAAGAAAAATCGAACCAAGAAGAAGACTTTTCATTTAAAGATTGGAAACAAAATGACCTCATCCATTTTTTATGGACAGACTACTTTTTACCGACTGCCATCAAGGCCACTGCCTTAGATTGGAAAAAAGAAGACTTAACCTTAAAACTAAACAAGGAAATACTAGATGGACTAATTTCGGAATATCGGTGTTTGACAATTTTAAGAAACGGTTTTTTTGGGATCGAATCGATTCACAACCGAATCCTTGATTTAGCAAAAAAACATTTAACTTCCTTTCATTCTAATTCACAAAAGATCGAATACCGCCACTTAGCAAAATCCTTTTACTTCGAAGGAATGCCAATCATCATCAAAAGAAATGATCAGATTCGAAAACTTTTTAATGGAGACATTGGGCTCGTATTAAGAATTGATTCTGAATTAAGGGCGGTCTTCCCCATTGAAAACCGTCTGTATTCTTTTGCATTGGACACTCTACCCGAACATGAACCTGCTTTTTTTCTGACAATTCATAAAAGCCAAGGTTCAGAATACAATACCATCCTACTCTACTTGCCACCTATTTCCTCTTATCAATCAGAAGATCTAAATGAAGTTCCTATTCTCAACCGAAGAATTTTATACACAGCAGTAACAAGAGCAAAAAAGAAGGTAATCCTAATGGGAGATCATTCTACTTGGAACTTAGGTTTAGAAACATTTCGAAAACGAAACACAGGTTTTACTTTAGCCTAA
- a CDS encoding TonB-dependent receptor plug domain-containing protein, giving the protein MIVPFHLFSQTVSPKEDAENPGPTNNKETTKQQKHGESGVQPNEVNGDRSNIITVTGTRRRNLLKDSTITTEVITRKDIDAMGARDLSQTLGNVPGIEVRPAQTGERGQTVRLQGLSAQNVLILVDGQRTTGRFSGSIDLTRFKAEDIERIEIVKGASSAIYGSDAIAGVINIITKEAQDPLYAEFRTLGGSGSEKYYGPYTEFRNYASVGAKTEKLSTLITVGWHKGEGYDLTPDATPGPRNGRYASLALGYNPYPANTSIVNSYLFATRLPGYTPPLESTSGSAFNDMNLSNKTVYHATDNLTLTSQFYYRHLDQSAVDASPPRTVYDRRNKTHDFMGAFNVDWVANKKINVNLNANYSRFQDLYTTDQRKADDLDSQQRTDNAVTEFRSRVDYKISENHVTSVGAENLQDQISSARIAPDCRRTYPNVCYEDFNPELTKGQTINGNAYRFRNAFYVQDEWRVSDKPRIQIVPGVRYDHDSIYGGEWLPKLAVRYDVTDQFRFRAANGLGYRAPSFQDLYFNFLNPGVGYRVVGSSNLKPELSRSYNFGWEWDITKRIWYSSNLFHNNVDNLIGFRTNPIRDSSGLMVYQTSNYQKATTQGIESSLNIRISEIVTTSVGYTYTNTKDELTNLPLEGRGPHRWNFSVRLDEKSSGLSLSVFAVVFGKQPYYCVKNPFWCNPDLPSNFDGLEALLNNQAQTNISNSLSALPAAVSDYCSENNLSYCTTNPTYGYRMVNPHTNLNLRLSQRFFGHFQWFVGVDNALDAWDLQYNPQRPRFYYFGLDGKFAFSEVKMTPVEPQVN; this is encoded by the coding sequence ATGATCGTGCCGTTTCATTTATTCTCACAAACCGTTTCGCCCAAGGAAGATGCAGAAAATCCTGGGCCAACAAACAACAAGGAAACTACCAAACAACAAAAACATGGAGAGTCTGGGGTTCAACCAAATGAGGTTAACGGGGATCGATCTAATATAATCACAGTCACTGGAACAAGGCGTAGGAATTTGCTTAAAGATTCAACGATCACAACAGAAGTGATTACTCGAAAAGATATTGATGCGATGGGAGCAAGAGATCTATCTCAAACTTTAGGGAATGTTCCTGGAATTGAAGTAAGGCCAGCGCAAACAGGAGAAAGGGGACAAACTGTTCGGTTGCAAGGATTATCTGCGCAAAACGTATTGATACTGGTGGATGGACAAAGAACAACGGGAAGGTTTAGTGGATCAATTGATTTAACAAGATTTAAAGCAGAGGACATCGAACGTATTGAAATTGTAAAAGGAGCTTCTTCGGCGATATATGGGTCCGATGCGATTGCTGGAGTTATTAATATCATCACTAAGGAAGCGCAAGATCCATTGTATGCGGAGTTCCGAACTTTAGGTGGATCTGGCAGTGAAAAGTACTATGGTCCCTATACGGAATTTCGAAATTATGCATCTGTTGGTGCAAAAACTGAGAAACTATCAACTTTGATTACAGTGGGTTGGCATAAAGGGGAAGGATATGATTTAACACCTGATGCTACTCCGGGACCAAGGAACGGTCGGTATGCCTCACTAGCCCTAGGTTACAATCCGTATCCTGCAAATACGTCTATTGTTAATTCCTATTTATTTGCTACAAGATTACCTGGTTATACTCCTCCTCTTGAATCTACATCTGGCAGTGCCTTTAATGATATGAACCTATCGAATAAAACTGTTTATCATGCAACGGATAACTTAACTTTGACAAGTCAGTTTTATTATCGACATTTAGACCAGTCGGCGGTGGATGCATCACCACCTCGAACTGTATATGATCGCAGAAATAAAACTCATGATTTTATGGGTGCATTTAATGTAGATTGGGTTGCAAACAAAAAGATAAATGTAAATCTTAATGCTAACTATTCAAGGTTTCAGGATTTATATACAACGGACCAAAGAAAAGCGGACGATTTAGATTCACAACAACGGACTGACAATGCAGTCACTGAGTTTCGGTCAAGAGTTGATTATAAAATTTCTGAAAATCATGTGACTTCAGTTGGAGCAGAGAACCTACAAGATCAAATTTCATCTGCCCGAATTGCGCCAGATTGTCGAAGAACTTATCCTAATGTCTGTTATGAAGATTTTAATCCAGAGTTAACCAAGGGACAGACAATCAATGGGAATGCCTATCGTTTCCGAAATGCATTTTATGTACAAGATGAATGGCGAGTATCAGATAAACCAAGAATACAAATTGTTCCTGGAGTTCGTTATGATCATGATTCAATTTATGGTGGGGAATGGCTTCCTAAACTTGCAGTTCGCTACGATGTCACGGATCAGTTTCGATTTAGAGCAGCCAATGGACTTGGATATAGAGCACCAAGTTTCCAAGATTTATATTTTAATTTTTTAAATCCTGGAGTAGGGTATCGAGTTGTTGGGAGTTCAAATTTAAAACCAGAACTTTCGAGAAGTTATAATTTTGGTTGGGAGTGGGATATCACAAAAAGGATTTGGTATAGCTCCAATTTGTTTCATAACAACGTAGACAATTTAATTGGATTTAGAACCAATCCGATAAGAGATTCTTCTGGACTGATGGTTTACCAAACATCAAATTATCAGAAGGCAACAACACAAGGAATTGAGTCTTCTCTCAACATTAGAATTTCCGAAATAGTTACCACAAGTGTCGGATACACCTATACAAATACAAAAGATGAATTAACAAATCTTCCACTAGAAGGCAGAGGCCCACATCGTTGGAACTTCAGCGTTCGATTGGATGAAAAATCAAGTGGATTGTCTTTGTCTGTATTTGCTGTAGTATTCGGAAAACAACCATACTATTGTGTAAAAAATCCTTTTTGGTGTAATCCTGATCTTCCATCCAACTTTGATGGATTGGAGGCGTTGTTAAATAACCAAGCACAAACTAACATAAGCAATTCGCTCAGTGCCCTTCCTGCAGCAGTATCGGATTATTGTTCGGAAAATAATTTGTCTTATTGCACAACAAACCCAACTTATGGTTATCGAATGGTGAATCCTCATACAAATCTAAACTTACGTTTGTCTCAAAGATTTTTTGGACACTTCCAGTGGTTTGTAGGTGTTGATAATGCATTGGATGCTTGGGATTTACAGTATAATCCACAAAGGCCTCGCTTCTATTATTTTGGATTGGATGGCAAATTTGCTTTTAGCGAAGTGAAAATGACTCCGGTAGAACCTCAAGTGAATTAA
- a CDS encoding nucleoside 2-deoxyribosyltransferase gives MQTIYLAGPEVFLPNALEVLADAKKLCEKFGFDALTPFDGAVTDQVKLAKANQIFKENILLIQRSDIIIANCNPFRGACVDDGTAFEIGYAYGKGKRVFGYLKDNRSLPEIVMSNISTNKHDSGYAIDQDGYLLNEDFGNSINLMLEFSILDSGGSLVLGNLETVLKLIQTLG, from the coding sequence ATGCAAACAATCTATCTTGCGGGACCCGAAGTTTTTTTACCAAATGCTTTGGAGGTTCTTGCCGATGCAAAAAAACTTTGTGAGAAATTTGGATTTGATGCTCTCACTCCTTTTGATGGTGCAGTGACAGATCAAGTCAAACTTGCCAAAGCAAATCAAATTTTTAAAGAAAATATTTTACTGATCCAGAGATCGGATATTATAATCGCCAATTGTAACCCATTTCGAGGAGCTTGCGTTGATGATGGGACTGCTTTTGAAATTGGATACGCATATGGAAAAGGGAAACGGGTTTTTGGTTACCTAAAGGATAATCGAAGTTTGCCGGAAATAGTAATGTCCAATATTTCAACCAATAAACATGATTCTGGTTATGCGATTGATCAAGACGGATATTTATTAAACGAAGACTTTGGCAACAGTATAAACTTAATGTTAGAATTCTCTATCTTGGATTCAGGCGGAAGTTTGGTTCTTGGGAATTTGGAGACTGTGTTGAAATTAATCCAAACTTTAGGCTAA
- a CDS encoding exodeoxyribonuclease V subunit gamma, protein HLFCLSNLSGTYIDFLKEAAGHSDSELNVHIYQFHNGKTIGKNPEKTKNFLSKFSKPQSFLAKEFSKEIYNKQKSKFVSGGMLSKLKAILLEESLKEENYLEDQTVRVWNAPSVYREIESIVHDILNKINSNKGNLNLLDFAILVPNMNEYRSAVEWVFDGGIYTTDKEKNLPNLIKIPYSITDLVAKDTSQLYLALSTLFRCIKNDRFEKEDIHTLFKNPLITGPNDLNEDETSIKVLELIDSLGSIYEEENEYNPYTISFGLKRAVVSMVADEESAWTETQIVTKQISSEKTIIQFVEIWNRIKEIRIELKEKILKAPKEKRYSILENLFQKLFFFEAGWERERIYFNQWLRSIQSWCESDWEETNDFLEMISLLTEEIFSDIPMQRGNYLTEGVTVSLLQPMRPIPFLHVYIAGLGEGKFPGSIDRSRFNLRRYDSKPWDLNRREIQESLFWESILSAEESITFSYVGKNTLEDKEFEPCSTLFEVMSAMKIKEAVELPLTSYSRFYDENPFPSFDYIRNLERFIGEGYEFPNPNFTNPKDLIFEETSSRITNELSIQQLTNGLKNPILGSLSENMGKISDDEEDSKEEPFRLNQLEIFTIKSIFIPIFTESLVSEKEWTWNRNKIQTHLQEFTLKAEQNAEFPYGAFYIVSSEKLLDELEIVAERFSVIKESLFHTEDRLVYHSAVSIGDTGLRDCKKLSSYQVSETHTLVGEWENIIEKDGVYYWFYSGSIYDKPKHPNEYLKDYFGKMAYVLMSACLFRVTGNRLVIIPANSKDFKNNVWIDMTRLSEADCKMYLESIFQLVTDKNPKYIPISGLNLFFAKHSLEEIETDLTKIEQLWNDFLNEESETILEFENRLMKLSPYTQVLLNEFSIQTVIHIFLPLLRKGFS, encoded by the coding sequence TACACTTGTTTTGTTTGTCAAACCTTTCAGGGACCTACATCGACTTTTTGAAAGAAGCGGCTGGGCATTCTGATTCAGAGTTAAACGTTCATATCTACCAATTTCATAATGGCAAAACCATTGGAAAAAATCCGGAGAAAACAAAAAACTTTTTATCTAAATTTTCCAAACCACAATCTTTTTTGGCAAAAGAATTTTCAAAAGAAATTTATAACAAACAAAAATCAAAATTTGTGAGCGGAGGAATGCTTTCCAAATTAAAAGCCATTTTGTTAGAAGAATCTTTGAAAGAAGAGAACTATTTGGAAGACCAAACCGTCCGCGTATGGAACGCACCTTCTGTATATCGAGAAATTGAATCAATAGTTCACGACATTTTAAATAAAATTAATTCAAACAAAGGAAATCTGAACTTACTTGATTTTGCAATTTTAGTTCCCAACATGAATGAATATCGATCTGCCGTTGAATGGGTGTTTGATGGCGGAATTTATACAACGGATAAAGAAAAAAACCTACCTAATCTCATCAAAATACCATATTCTATTACTGATTTAGTGGCAAAAGACACTTCGCAACTTTATTTAGCATTATCAACATTGTTCCGCTGCATCAAAAACGATCGATTCGAAAAAGAAGACATTCATACTTTATTTAAAAATCCACTCATCACCGGGCCAAACGATTTAAATGAAGATGAAACTTCTATAAAAGTTCTGGAATTGATTGATTCGTTAGGTTCAATTTATGAAGAAGAAAACGAATACAATCCATATACAATTTCTTTTGGTCTCAAAAGAGCAGTTGTCTCTATGGTTGCTGATGAAGAATCTGCTTGGACTGAAACACAAATTGTAACAAAACAAATATCCTCAGAAAAAACAATCATTCAATTTGTGGAAATATGGAATCGAATCAAAGAAATTCGCATTGAACTAAAAGAAAAAATATTAAAGGCGCCAAAAGAAAAACGTTATTCCATACTTGAGAACTTATTCCAAAAATTATTTTTTTTCGAAGCAGGATGGGAAAGAGAAAGAATTTATTTTAACCAATGGTTACGTTCCATCCAATCCTGGTGTGAATCGGATTGGGAAGAAACAAACGATTTTTTAGAAATGATCTCCTTATTGACGGAAGAAATTTTTTCTGATATCCCCATGCAACGTGGTAATTATTTAACAGAAGGAGTCACCGTTTCTCTTTTACAACCAATGCGACCTATTCCTTTTTTGCATGTTTACATTGCAGGCCTTGGAGAAGGAAAGTTCCCTGGTTCGATTGATCGATCTCGATTTAACTTAAGAAGGTATGATTCCAAACCATGGGATCTTAATCGAAGGGAAATCCAAGAATCACTTTTTTGGGAATCAATCTTATCAGCTGAAGAAAGTATCACTTTTTCTTATGTTGGTAAAAATACGTTGGAAGATAAAGAATTTGAGCCTTGTTCTACTCTTTTTGAAGTAATGAGTGCAATGAAGATCAAAGAAGCAGTGGAATTACCACTAACATCCTACAGTCGGTTCTATGATGAAAATCCTTTCCCTTCATTTGATTATATTAGAAACTTAGAAAGGTTTATAGGAGAAGGTTACGAATTTCCAAATCCTAATTTTACAAACCCAAAAGATTTAATCTTCGAAGAAACCTCTTCTAGAATAACAAATGAACTTTCTATTCAACAACTTACGAATGGATTGAAGAATCCCATCTTAGGATCCTTATCAGAAAACATGGGAAAAATTTCGGACGACGAAGAAGATTCCAAAGAAGAACCTTTCCGACTCAACCAGTTAGAAATTTTTACCATCAAGTCCATCTTCATCCCGATTTTTACAGAATCTTTAGTCTCCGAAAAAGAATGGACCTGGAATAGAAATAAAATTCAAACCCATCTCCAAGAGTTCACTCTCAAAGCGGAACAAAATGCAGAGTTTCCTTATGGCGCATTTTATATCGTTTCATCAGAAAAACTTTTAGACGAACTAGAAATCGTTGCAGAAAGATTTTCTGTCATCAAAGAATCACTTTTCCACACTGAAGATCGGTTAGTTTACCATAGTGCTGTTTCTATTGGTGATACAGGGCTAAGAGATTGTAAAAAACTGAGCTCCTACCAAGTTTCGGAAACACATACACTTGTTGGGGAATGGGAAAATATAATTGAAAAAGATGGAGTTTACTATTGGTTTTATTCAGGTAGTATCTATGATAAACCAAAACATCCTAACGAGTATTTAAAAGATTATTTCGGAAAAATGGCCTATGTATTGATGAGTGCTTGTTTGTTTCGAGTGACAGGAAATCGTTTGGTCATCATTCCCGCCAATTCTAAAGACTTCAAAAATAATGTTTGGATCGACATGACTCGGCTTTCAGAAGCTGATTGCAAGATGTATTTGGAATCGATATTCCAATTGGTCACAGATAAAAATCCAAAATATATACCCATTTCTGGGCTCAATTTATTTTTCGCCAAACATAGTTTAGAAGAAATTGAAACAGACTTAACGAAGATTGAACAACTCTGGAATGATTTTTTAAATGAGGAGTCAGAAACGATCCTTGAATTTGAAAACCGGTTGATGAAACTTTCTCCATACACGCAAGTATTGCTTAATGAATTTTCGATCCAGACAGTGATTCATATTTTTTTACCACTATTAAGGAAGGGGTTTTCGTAA